The following proteins come from a genomic window of Chlamydiales bacterium:
- a CDS encoding anthranilate synthase component I family protein, with protein sequence MRFITTWTFNPNDPISFARYFAKVEGTVLLYSGGKLDSACHSYLCLFPEEKIQVKAKKGCWDELKEYLGTFDSPSSILKWVGFIGYEMGAFADLDIEIPCFSSEIPDALFYRPTVVIHFDHKTRQATLYGDKEISLKQPPPLSYGSEVKLRFRSDSLESYLAKIREIKNWILEGKLYQLNLSQEFLFEGKSDPFDIFQKICSLNPTAFSAYMQCGDFTIVSSSPERFLSRKGSRLETRPIKGTIPRGQTALEERLNRNRLLNSEKERAELLMITDLMRNDLGKVSFPGSVNTKEIWRCEAYTNVFHLLSIIEGRCDAEPVPLIRQLFPGGSITGCPKLSAMEAITLLEQRPRGVYTGSIGYFSAHGDFDFNIAIRTLVINSASIRLALGGAIIIDSDPMKEFEETLHKGQSLFQVLGANELCLL encoded by the coding sequence ATGCGGTTTATCACAACATGGACCTTTAATCCAAATGATCCTATCTCCTTTGCAAGGTATTTTGCAAAGGTTGAGGGGACTGTGCTCCTCTATTCTGGGGGAAAACTTGATTCAGCATGTCATTCTTATCTTTGTCTTTTCCCTGAAGAGAAAATACAGGTAAAAGCTAAAAAAGGGTGTTGGGATGAACTTAAGGAGTATTTAGGAACTTTTGATTCCCCATCATCTATACTGAAGTGGGTAGGGTTTATTGGGTATGAAATGGGAGCTTTTGCTGATCTAGATATTGAAATTCCTTGTTTTTCTTCAGAGATCCCAGATGCTTTGTTCTATCGTCCAACTGTTGTTATCCATTTTGATCATAAAACTCGCCAAGCGACTCTTTATGGAGATAAAGAGATTTCCTTAAAACAGCCCCCTCCTCTCTCTTATGGATCAGAGGTAAAACTTAGATTTCGTTCTGATTCATTAGAGAGTTATCTAGCTAAAATTAGAGAGATCAAGAATTGGATTTTAGAAGGGAAACTCTACCAACTTAATCTTTCTCAAGAATTTCTTTTTGAAGGGAAAAGTGATCCTTTTGATATCTTTCAGAAAATTTGCTCTTTGAATCCCACGGCTTTTTCTGCCTATATGCAATGTGGAGATTTTACCATTGTCTCTTCCTCTCCTGAGCGTTTTTTATCTAGAAAAGGTAGTAGATTGGAAACACGGCCAATTAAAGGAACAATACCAAGAGGTCAAACTGCTTTAGAAGAGAGATTGAACCGCAACAGGCTCTTAAATTCTGAAAAAGAGAGAGCTGAATTACTGATGATCACCGATTTGATGCGCAATGATTTAGGAAAAGTCTCCTTTCCAGGTTCAGTGAATACAAAGGAAATTTGGCGATGTGAGGCTTATACGAATGTTTTCCATCTTCTTTCAATTATTGAAGGGCGTTGCGACGCAGAGCCAGTTCCTTTGATACGCCAGCTATTTCCAGGCGGATCAATTACAGGGTGTCCAAAACTATCAGCAATGGAAGCGATTACCTTATTAGAGCAACGCCCTCGAGGAGTCTATACAGGCTCAATTGGGTATTTTTCTGCTCATGGAGATTTTGATTTCAATATTGCAATTCGCACATTGGTTATCAATTCAGCCTCTATTCGGCTCGCTCTTGGTGGGGCCATTATCATCGATTCCGATCCAATGAAAGAGTTTGAAGAGACGTTACATAAA
- a CDS encoding YebC/PmpR family DNA-binding transcriptional regulator encodes MAGHSKWANIKHKKERADRAKGKVFSNLIKEIISAVKLGGPDPKSNSRLRFAVQKAKEANMPSENIERNIKKASEKDSSNYECIIYEMYGYGGIGLMIEAITDNKNRTASDMRIATNKKGGNMAQPGSVAFSFSRKGVIQIKKEKEDEERILNLAIESGAENFEISEDRYIIITDPAELYAVREKLEGISTIITEVNIEMIPKMRIRCQPEDQRANLSLIQWLEEIEEVHAVYHNMDL; translated from the coding sequence ATGGCTGGTCATAGTAAGTGGGCAAATATTAAGCATAAAAAGGAACGCGCTGACAGAGCCAAAGGAAAAGTTTTTTCCAATCTTATCAAAGAAATCATCAGTGCTGTTAAATTGGGAGGCCCCGATCCCAAAAGTAATTCTCGGCTGCGTTTTGCAGTTCAAAAAGCTAAAGAAGCTAATATGCCCAGTGAAAATATTGAAAGAAACATCAAAAAAGCTTCTGAAAAAGATTCATCTAACTACGAATGCATTATATATGAAATGTATGGATATGGGGGAATTGGGCTTATGATTGAAGCAATTACAGATAATAAAAATCGCACTGCTTCAGATATGAGGATTGCAACTAATAAAAAAGGAGGGAATATGGCTCAACCTGGGAGTGTTGCCTTTAGCTTTTCTCGCAAAGGTGTGATCCAGATTAAAAAAGAAAAGGAAGATGAGGAGAGGATTTTAAATCTTGCAATTGAATCTGGAGCTGAGAATTTTGAAATAAGTGAGGATAGGTATATAATTATTACTGATCCTGCTGAACTCTATGCAGTGAGAGAAAAGCTGGAGGGGATAAGTACTATAATTACTGAAGTCAATATTGAGATGATTCCAAAAATGCGGATTCGTTGCCAACCTGAAGATCAGAGAGCCAATCTTAGCTTGATCCAATGGCTTGAAGAAATAGAGGAAGTTCATGCGGTTTATCACAACATGGACCTTTAA
- a CDS encoding GNAT family N-acetyltransferase has product MDEKKQKTKSEVEIRYTNLDDSSYLKKWLEDPEVLKIGFTMSEPAEIEDAVKHWIGFSNYKSSLTATIEGKPVGIATLCLMPYRKLIHHCLLSIIVSKDLCGQGIGTLLMNNIIHLAKNYFGIEVLYLEVYENNPAIRLYERFGFREIGFQKHFMKDNDKYIGKVIMERVL; this is encoded by the coding sequence ATGGATGAAAAGAAGCAAAAAACTAAATCAGAAGTTGAAATTCGCTATACAAATCTTGACGATAGTTCCTATCTGAAAAAATGGTTAGAAGACCCTGAGGTGTTAAAGATAGGGTTTACAATGTCAGAACCAGCTGAAATTGAGGATGCGGTTAAACATTGGATTGGATTTTCCAATTATAAAAGCAGTTTAACTGCAACAATTGAAGGCAAGCCAGTTGGGATTGCAACTCTTTGTTTAATGCCCTATCGAAAATTGATTCACCATTGCTTACTGTCAATCATTGTATCAAAAGATTTATGCGGGCAGGGTATTGGAACATTATTAATGAACAATATCATTCATTTAGCGAAGAATTATTTTGGCATAGAAGTGCTTTACCTAGAAGTCTACGAAAACAATCCTGCTATTAGGCTATATGAGCGGTTTGGGTTTCGTGAAATAGGATTTCAAAAACATTTTATGAAAGATAATGACAAATATATCGGTAAAGTTATTATGGAGCGTGTCTTATAG
- the prfB gene encoding peptide chain release factor 2 (programmed frameshift), with translation MQEAIQERLTDIKERLMHMWRYIFDLPAKHNRLKVLERKIEDPDFWDDNIRAQKLINEVNTLKGWVVPYQTIEEQFKNVESLLPEAYEIGDEELITELSLELARVDKELESLEVRRMLSGEMDNKSCFLSINAGAGGTEACDWVVILSRMYRRWAERRGWTVEIVDSVEGEVAGIKNITMKLVGAFSYGYAKAEKGVHRLVRISPFDSGKRRHTSFASVDVTPEITDDIQIQIAASDIRVDTFRASGAGGQHVNVTDSAVRMTHISSGIVVTCQSQRSQIQNRETCMKLLRSKIYEKERMEREDRIESMSGEKKEIAWGSQIRNYIFQPYMLIKDTRTNYESGNVQAMMNGELLDDFIIAYLKEFG, from the exons ATGCAAGAAGCAATTCAAGAACGCCTCACTGATATCAAAGAAAGGCTTATGCATATGTGGAGGTA TATCTTTGACCTTCCAGCTAAACATAACCGTCTAAAAGTATTAGAAAGAAAGATAGAAGATCCTGATTTTTGGGATGATAATATTAGAGCTCAAAAATTAATTAACGAAGTCAATACTCTTAAAGGATGGGTTGTTCCTTATCAGACAATTGAGGAGCAATTTAAAAATGTGGAAAGCCTTTTGCCTGAGGCATATGAGATTGGAGATGAAGAGCTGATCACTGAGCTCAGTTTAGAGCTTGCCAGAGTGGACAAGGAGCTTGAATCACTCGAAGTCCGTCGTATGCTGTCAGGGGAAATGGATAATAAATCATGTTTTTTAAGTATTAATGCAGGGGCTGGTGGTACGGAAGCATGTGACTGGGTTGTCATCCTCTCAAGAATGTATCGTCGATGGGCTGAACGGCGAGGATGGACAGTAGAAATTGTTGACTCAGTCGAGGGAGAGGTTGCGGGGATTAAAAATATTACGATGAAGCTTGTAGGAGCTTTTTCATATGGATATGCAAAGGCAGAAAAAGGGGTCCATCGTCTTGTACGGATCTCTCCTTTTGATAGTGGTAAACGTCGCCACACCAGCTTTGCTTCAGTGGATGTCACTCCAGAAATTACTGATGATATTCAGATCCAAATTGCTGCAAGTGACATTCGAGTAGATACTTTTCGTGCTTCAGGAGCAGGAGGACAGCATGTGAATGTGACTGATTCAGCTGTTCGGATGACTCACATTTCCAGTGGAATTGTAGTGACATGTCAAAGCCAACGAAGTCAAATACAAAATCGTGAAACATGTATGAAACTCCTGCGTTCTAAAATCTATGAGAAAGAACGCATGGAAAGGGAAGATAGGATTGAATCAATGAGTGGAGAAAAAAAAGAGATTGCGTGGGGTTCACAAATCCGAAACTATATATTTCAGCCTTATATGTTGATTAAAGATACGCGTACTAACTATGAATCTGGAAATGTTCAGGCGATGATGAATGGAGAGTTGCTGGATGATTTTATTATTGCTTATTTGAAAGAGTTTGGGTGA
- a CDS encoding UTP--glucose-1-phosphate uridylyltransferase, with the protein MDFNEEIKILTPLVCSLKETKDLSKKQAFLLSHPRIKQTHWKHILPSTYTYDPLCKIVLLSLIVIRQEQRLFFYPQKNPPKDKLSSLLGTLIEIDQFYQNIGGLVGYQLNVLQRLEQKKEEIHSCCTCPSVIDLTDASKEVNAIVAAGIEAIPEMGEIYPVGGLGSRLNLMTKEGAPLPVASLKFLGRTLLHGLLRDVQAREFLYYRLFGKQVTVPIAMMTSREKKNALIIREMCEKNQWFGRPKESFFLFSQLSVPVVDVEGNWVMHRPLEPILQPGGHGALWQTADKAGVFDWFLQQKKHRLIIRQINNPIGGVDYGLLALLGVGKQEKKKFGIATCQRQPETAEGVLVLKENEERVSLSHIEYTDFNKYGLKNLPEKEKFSLYPANTNLLYADIKKLRRTIKKFPLPGLILNIKNTPLSDDADQRNKKILGGRLESMMQNISEALSVKKGEALSTFLTYNTRRRTISTTKRSFIKGEKLIETPEGAFYDMLFNGHALLRAHCNVDISDFCSAEDYLAGGPSHLFLYHPALGPLYSLIAQKIQGGKLFEGAELQLEIADLKIEDLELQGSLLIQAQNLLGYSSQGILHYGHQTGKCVIKQVHVKNAGICRTDTHSYWQNQIKRQEALKIILEGHSEFYAENILFEGNQTIVVPEGERWIAKTQNTFLKEKVSWDMEYTMNHHQLLVAEHGFS; encoded by the coding sequence ATGGATTTTAATGAAGAAATCAAAATATTAACTCCTTTGGTTTGTTCTTTAAAAGAAACCAAAGATTTAAGCAAAAAGCAAGCATTCCTGCTATCTCACCCACGAATCAAGCAAACACATTGGAAACATATCCTTCCATCAACCTATACTTACGATCCTTTATGTAAAATTGTTTTGTTATCTTTGATTGTCATTCGTCAGGAGCAACGTCTTTTTTTCTACCCACAAAAAAATCCACCAAAAGACAAGCTATCTTCTTTGCTTGGCACTTTAATTGAAATAGATCAATTTTATCAGAATATTGGAGGCTTAGTTGGTTATCAACTCAATGTATTACAACGTCTTGAACAAAAAAAAGAAGAAATACATTCTTGCTGTACTTGCCCCTCTGTAATAGATCTTACCGATGCTTCAAAAGAGGTGAACGCTATTGTAGCAGCTGGGATAGAAGCCATTCCTGAGATGGGAGAAATCTATCCAGTGGGTGGACTTGGATCCCGTTTAAATTTAATGACAAAAGAAGGAGCTCCTTTACCTGTAGCTTCCCTAAAATTTTTAGGAAGGACATTATTACATGGTCTGCTACGTGATGTACAAGCGCGCGAATTTCTTTACTATCGCTTGTTTGGAAAACAGGTCACTGTGCCTATTGCAATGATGACTTCGAGAGAGAAAAAAAATGCCCTTATCATTCGAGAAATGTGTGAGAAAAATCAATGGTTTGGTCGACCCAAAGAGAGTTTTTTTCTTTTTTCTCAGCTATCAGTGCCTGTGGTTGATGTAGAGGGAAATTGGGTCATGCATCGTCCACTTGAACCCATCTTACAACCAGGAGGGCATGGTGCGCTTTGGCAAACAGCAGACAAAGCGGGAGTGTTTGATTGGTTTCTTCAGCAGAAGAAGCATCGATTAATCATTCGTCAAATTAATAATCCAATCGGTGGGGTTGATTATGGGTTATTGGCCTTATTAGGTGTAGGCAAACAAGAAAAAAAAAAATTTGGGATAGCGACTTGTCAAAGACAACCAGAGACTGCTGAGGGGGTGTTGGTATTAAAAGAAAATGAAGAAAGAGTCTCTCTCTCTCATATTGAGTATACCGATTTCAATAAATATGGATTAAAAAACTTACCGGAAAAAGAGAAATTTTCCTTGTATCCAGCGAATACTAATCTCTTATATGCAGATATTAAAAAACTTCGTCGGACAATTAAGAAATTTCCTTTACCAGGATTGATTTTAAATATCAAAAATACACCCCTTTCTGATGATGCAGATCAGAGGAATAAAAAGATCCTAGGAGGACGTCTGGAAAGCATGATGCAGAATATTAGTGAAGCTCTATCAGTAAAAAAAGGAGAAGCTTTATCGACTTTCTTAACTTATAATACTCGTAGGCGTACCATTTCTACTACCAAAAGAAGTTTTATCAAAGGGGAAAAACTCATAGAGACACCCGAAGGTGCCTTTTATGATATGCTTTTTAATGGACATGCTCTTTTAAGAGCACATTGTAATGTAGATATTTCGGATTTTTGTTCTGCTGAAGACTATCTTGCTGGAGGACCCTCTCATCTCTTTCTCTACCATCCTGCTTTAGGACCTCTGTATTCATTGATTGCACAAAAAATTCAAGGAGGAAAGCTATTTGAAGGGGCTGAATTGCAGCTTGAGATTGCTGATTTAAAAATAGAAGATCTTGAATTACAAGGAAGTTTGTTAATTCAAGCACAAAATTTGTTAGGATATTCTTCACAAGGTATTCTTCATTATGGTCATCAAACAGGGAAATGTGTGATAAAGCAGGTCCATGTTAAAAATGCGGGGATCTGTCGCACTGATACACATTCCTATTGGCAAAATCAGATTAAACGTCAAGAAGCTCTAAAGATTATCTTAGAAGGCCATTCAGAGTTTTATGCCGAAAATATCCTATTTGAAGGCAATCAGACGATTGTAGTACCTGAGGGTGAAAGATGGATTGCAAAGACACAAAATACTTTTTTAAAAGAAAAAGTCAGCTGGGATATGGAATATACAATGAACCACCATCAGTTGTTAGTTGCGGAGCATGGTTTTTCTTAA
- a CDS encoding SWIB/MDM2 domain-containing protein, protein MATKKKNSAFMQPVEISDDLKAVVGAGPLPRTEIIKKLWVYIKKHGCQDQVNKRNILPDEKLAKLFGSKNSIDMFQMTKKISKHIK, encoded by the coding sequence ATGGCAACAAAGAAAAAAAACAGTGCGTTCATGCAGCCGGTAGAGATTAGTGATGATCTAAAAGCTGTAGTGGGAGCGGGTCCCTTACCACGTACTGAGATTATTAAAAAGCTGTGGGTCTATATCAAAAAACATGGTTGCCAAGATCAAGTAAACAAGCGGAACATTTTACCTGATGAAAAACTTGCAAAATTATTCGGCTCAAAAAATTCAATTGACATGTTTCAAATGACAAAAAAAATTTCAAAGCATATTAAGTAG
- the lpxG gene encoding UDP-2,3-diacylglucosamine diphosphatase LpxG, translating to MSYLIDFLSIASLIGIWPRYIEPKMLSVTEHLWHLDTTQMHLKNLTLVHISDLHFHKKTSQNFLNKVIHKISYHNPDLILFTGDFLCYSYLEEKARLKNFLQKLKASLGCYCIFGNHDYNQYVSLNDKGIYDVLSPITPIEGLLQGIKTLFNPKKIQYQCTQNVQSIPLHRELCHLLHETSFQFLENTTVNLPIGLNITGLGDMALGRCKPSEAFKGYNQNYPGIILSHNPDSFPLLIDYPGDWILSGHTHGEQIHFFWPKWLNKISQKLSRLEHPEYSRGLFQIKDKKMYVSRGLGSYKPFRFCSIPEITLIRTK from the coding sequence ATGTCTTATCTCATTGATTTTCTAAGTATTGCCTCATTAATTGGAATTTGGCCGCGCTATATTGAGCCAAAAATGCTCTCTGTTACTGAACATCTTTGGCATCTAGATACTACTCAGATGCATTTAAAGAACCTCACCCTCGTGCATATTAGTGATCTACATTTTCATAAAAAAACTTCTCAAAATTTTTTAAATAAAGTGATTCACAAAATTTCCTATCACAACCCTGATCTTATCTTGTTTACTGGAGATTTCCTCTGTTACTCTTATCTTGAAGAAAAAGCTCGATTAAAAAACTTTCTTCAAAAACTAAAAGCCTCTTTAGGTTGTTATTGCATATTCGGAAATCATGACTACAATCAATACGTCTCATTAAATGATAAAGGTATTTATGATGTATTGTCCCCAATCACTCCTATTGAGGGATTATTACAAGGAATTAAAACACTATTTAATCCTAAGAAAATACAGTATCAATGCACCCAAAATGTCCAATCCATTCCCCTCCATCGAGAACTTTGCCATCTTCTTCATGAAACCTCTTTTCAATTTTTAGAAAATACAACTGTCAATTTACCCATTGGCTTAAATATTACAGGACTCGGTGATATGGCTTTAGGCAGGTGCAAACCAAGCGAAGCTTTTAAAGGATATAATCAAAATTACCCAGGAATTATTTTATCTCATAATCCTGATTCTTTTCCTCTTCTCATCGACTATCCAGGGGATTGGATTTTATCTGGTCATACTCATGGGGAACAAATTCATTTTTTTTGGCCAAAATGGTTAAATAAGATCTCACAAAAACTGTCACGTTTAGAGCATCCTGAGTATTCTCGTGGTTTGTTTCAAATTAAGGATAAAAAAATGTATGTTTCGCGAGGCCTTGGCTCCTATAAACCTTTTCGTTTTTGCTCTATTCCTGAAATCACTTTAATTCGAACAAAATGA
- the ispD gene encoding 2-C-methyl-D-erythritol 4-phosphate cytidylyltransferase, with translation MTGIILAGGQGQRMNAPLPKQYLLLKKKPIACHSLEIFLNHPEMHQIIVVCAPEYRTLFSEYHVEFADPGERRQDSLFNGLKLAKYNWICTHDAARPYLTHKLIDRLIQEGKNHSAVTLGIPIKNTIKECDSTGFVLRTLNRESIWEIQTPQLVKKHILIKGFAFADRHNITVSDDVSLAELIDHPVKLVLGSQKNIKITTPEDLCFKIK, from the coding sequence ATGACAGGAATTATACTTGCTGGTGGACAAGGTCAAAGGATGAACGCCCCTCTCCCTAAGCAATATCTTCTTCTCAAGAAAAAACCTATTGCTTGTCATAGCTTAGAAATTTTCCTTAATCACCCTGAAATGCATCAAATCATTGTGGTATGCGCACCTGAATACCGAACCTTATTCTCTGAGTATCATGTAGAGTTTGCAGATCCAGGTGAAAGACGGCAAGATTCTCTATTCAATGGTCTTAAATTAGCTAAATACAATTGGATATGTACTCATGATGCAGCTCGACCATACCTGACTCATAAACTCATCGATCGATTGATTCAAGAGGGAAAAAATCATAGTGCGGTCACACTTGGTATTCCCATCAAAAATACGATAAAAGAATGTGATTCAACAGGATTTGTCTTAAGAACTCTGAATCGTGAATCTATTTGGGAAATCCAAACTCCTCAATTGGTAAAAAAACATATCTTAATCAAAGGATTTGCCTTTGCTGATCGTCACAATATCACTGTGAGTGACGATGTCTCACTAGCTGAGTTAATCGATCATCCTGTGAAGCTGGTTTTAGGTTCTCAAAAAAATATCAAAATTACTACTCCTGAAGATCTATGTTTCAAGATAAAATAA
- the truA gene encoding tRNA pseudouridine(38-40) synthase TruA, whose translation MESRSHTYKLTLSYDGTNYVGWQIQSNGTSIQGLIEKALMIVIGSPIRIYGAGRTDAGVHAMGQVAHFSLEQDLNCQQTLRSLNGILPYDIRILALVLVPNTFHAQYSAIGKEYHYHLWLEKTLSPFLRLYRYHVRDLSNIGYLHQAAQLFVGTHDFSTFTNHGSGIKRRVRTIHRLDVIEEEGGVRLEFEGNGFLYKMVRNIVGTLIETVRRKKSLKEIEHLLKIKNRQMAGFTAPAHGLFLMRVIYH comes from the coding sequence ATGGAGAGCAGATCTCACACCTACAAATTAACTCTATCCTATGATGGAACTAATTATGTAGGATGGCAAATCCAATCGAATGGAACTTCTATTCAAGGCCTCATTGAGAAGGCATTAATGATTGTAATCGGTAGCCCTATCCGGATCTATGGTGCAGGAAGGACTGATGCAGGCGTCCATGCGATGGGGCAAGTCGCTCATTTTTCTCTTGAACAGGATCTTAACTGTCAACAAACTCTTAGATCTTTAAATGGAATCCTTCCCTATGATATCCGTATCTTAGCGCTCGTATTAGTCCCTAATACCTTTCATGCTCAATATTCAGCCATCGGCAAGGAATATCACTATCACCTTTGGCTTGAAAAAACGCTCTCTCCTTTTCTTCGTCTTTACCGATATCATGTTCGTGATCTTTCAAATATTGGTTATCTCCATCAAGCCGCCCAACTCTTTGTAGGAACTCATGACTTCTCAACCTTTACCAATCATGGGAGCGGAATCAAAAGACGAGTGCGTACAATTCACAGGCTAGATGTCATAGAAGAAGAGGGAGGAGTACGTCTAGAATTTGAAGGGAATGGGTTTTTATATAAGATGGTACGCAATATTGTCGGAACATTAATTGAAACAGTGAGAAGAAAAAAAAGTCTTAAAGAGATAGAACATTTATTAAAAATAAAAAATCGACAAATGGCTGGTTTCACAGCTCCTGCTCATGGTCTCTTTTTAATGCGGGTAATTTATCATTAA
- a CDS encoding HAD family hydrolase, producing MPGVEVLLQALEKARIKRCVVTNSNRYEVELLRDSHPILQSIPYWIVREDYDQPKPSPECYEKAIQKFGKEGDQIVGFEDSPRGLEALLGTSAKGIFVTECFSKKEIKALAHQLGKEFDHVSNFLALD from the coding sequence ATGCCAGGTGTAGAAGTCCTACTCCAAGCACTAGAAAAAGCGAGAATTAAACGATGTGTTGTGACGAATTCCAATAGGTACGAGGTAGAATTATTGCGAGACTCTCACCCTATTCTCCAGTCGATTCCTTATTGGATTGTGAGAGAAGATTATGATCAGCCTAAGCCTTCCCCTGAGTGTTATGAAAAGGCGATTCAGAAATTTGGGAAAGAGGGAGATCAAATTGTGGGGTTTGAGGATTCTCCTAGAGGCTTAGAAGCGCTTTTAGGGACATCTGCAAAAGGGATTTTTGTGACAGAGTGCTTTTCTAAAAAGGAGATAAAGGCTCTTGCTCACCAGTTAGGGAAAGAATTCGACCATGTCTCAAATTTTCTTGCTCTTGATTAA
- a CDS encoding HAD hydrolase-like protein, with translation MHWIYDYQLFLFDFDGILVDTEKIHYLAYQQMCANRGFSLNWEMKTYMQHALYGADSLQKGIYKEFPRLKSQEPCWNILYKEKKKPMSNFSSPNKFN, from the coding sequence ATGCATTGGATTTATGATTATCAGCTTTTCCTATTTGATTTCGATGGAATTCTTGTTGATACTGAGAAGATCCATTACTTAGCTTATCAGCAAATGTGTGCTAATCGTGGATTTTCATTGAATTGGGAGATGAAAACTTATATGCAACATGCCCTTTATGGCGCAGATAGTCTTCAAAAGGGAATTTACAAAGAATTTCCTCGTTTAAAAAGCCAAGAACCTTGTTGGAACATCCTTTACAAAGAAAAAAAAAAGCCTATGTCGAACTTCTCATCACCCAACAAGTTCAATTGA